The following DNA comes from Pseudoalteromonas aliena SW19.
CTGGTTAGTAGCATGAATGCTATTTATTGAGGGATATAATGAATACAAAAATGAAAGAGTGTATAAAATTTTAATCAAGCTGGCTGACCTATTATATAAACATGTAATAAAATGATAGTTTATAGAGCAAGCTAGACTTCCAACTTTACTTAGGCAATAGATATCAGCAATCAAGATCTAAAACAGTTAGATACAGATTTTAATATTCAAGAATCTGTAATTATTAACACCCAACTTAAAATAGCCACATTTAATCTGTTTAACTATCTTGAGCCGCCCAATGCATACTATGAATTTGAGAAAATTTACACTACGCAGCAGTGGGTCAAAAAGCAGCGCTGGATAGTTGATTATTTAACGCAATATCAACCCGATGTAATTGGCTTTCAGGAAGTGTTTAGTATTGACTCGTTAAAAGAGTTAGTAGGCGAGCAAGGTTATAATTACTTTGCAGTAGTTGATACGCCAGAGGTGATTGACGACTTTATTTATAAACGCCCCGTAGTGGCGATTGCGGCTAAATACCCCATAGTTGAAGTGGCAGCGGTTGAGCACGATAGTGAGCTTGCAAGTATGCTTGGCCTTAATAGTGAGTTTACTTTTAGTCGCAAAGTACTAAGAGCTACCGTTACTTTGCCGCACATAGGCAATACTGATTGTTATGTGGTGCATTTTAAATCTAAGCGCCCAATGATTAATGTTGATGAGCACAATAAAGAGCTAACGCCTGAAAAGAACATAATCGAAATTTTAAAGGCGAATGTAGCGGGCGGATGGGGCTCAACTATTCAGCGTGGCAGTGAAGCTACATTGCTAATGATACAAATGATTACTCGCCGTGAAGCTACGCAGCAACCCATGCTATTAATGGGGGACTTTAATAATGAACTTGCGGATGGCGTGTTAAGTCATTTACTCACAAAGACATTACGCTTTGCTCCTGCTTTTGATGCTAAAACCTACCTTGCTAAATATTGTTTAAATGATTCATGGGATTTATTTGTAAAGTCGCAGCTAAGCAATGGTGAGCTGCTTAGTGATGAAATAATAACAAACGATGTACAAATCGATTGTAATAGCAATAACAGCGAGATTGTTGATTCAACGGATAAAAGCCAAGAAAAAAATACAAAAATAACAAATCCAGCACCGTTAAGAGCGCCTACACATTACTATGGTGCTAGCAGCTCTGTGCTGGATTACATTTTATTGTCGTGTGAGTTTGATGCCAGTTACGATGATAGCTTTTTTGAAGTAAGTGATTACAGTACGTATGACAGGCATTTAATAAATCCCGAGTATGAGCGTGATGATTTAACTACCGACCACGGTGTGGTGTTGATCACACTAAAGTTAAGGTCGTAAAGGCTATTTTTATTATGAAGAAATTAACTACAATTACATTCTTGGTATTTTTTATGTTTAATTCTTTTGCAGCTGAATTTCCTACCAGTGCACGGTCTGAAAAAGCCATATCAATGGTTGAATCCACATTAAAAGAGCAACTTTCTAATAAAGGGCTTAGATACGGGGCTCCTATATTTATTCGAATATTTAAAGATCCTGGCATTCTTGAAGTCTGGGTAGAGTCAGATGATGACACATTTATACACTTCAAAAACTATGAAGTTTGTACTTTTTCAGGTGATCTTGGCCCTAAATTAAAAGAAGGCGACAATCAAAGCCCGGAAGGGTTTTATTATGTTAATGCTGGCCGGCTCAACCCTTGGAGCAGTTATCACTTATCGTTTAATTTGGGCTTTCCAAATAAGTATGACCGGGCACACAACCGAACTGGCAGTGCACTGATGGTGCATGGCAACTGTGTTTCCATTGGCTGTTATGCAATGACTGATGAATATATAAATGAAATTTACGCATTAGCTGCTGCAGCGCTAAAATCGGGGCAGCCTTTTTTTAGGGTTCATTCATTTCCGTTTAAGCTTGATGATGAGGTTTTATCAAAGTATAGAGCAAATCAATGGTATTCTTTTTGGCTTAACCTTAAAGAGGGTTATGATTATTTTAACACTCACAAGCAGCCGCCAAATGTTGAGGTTTCTAGCAGGAAATATACCTTCGAAAAGAAATAATCGCTAAAGTTAATGCTGATCGTGTACTCGCATTACTATTTTAAACCGCCTAAAATTTGTACATGTTTTAACTGTAAAAATTTAACAGTGCCCATCCTTTATTATCCAGTGGATATTTATTGATCTACATCACTTTTAGATGTGGTGATAGTGATAGATTATAAGTTGTGAACTCGACATTTAAAATTCATTAAAATGATCTACTATCGTGAAACAACAAAGTCGAGTCACCCCTAAATTACAATTAACCCAGACAGTGATAGTTAACTCCAAAGATAGTGCAGTATCAGCTTAATCTTATGGAATAGGGCAATACTGGCTACATTTACCTACTTTTATATACATGGAGTTTTACCGCATGACAGTTAAATCGACACTCAAATCACTCAGTACAATCGCTGTTATGATCATATTGGGTGGGGGTGGTTGGTATGCTTGGCAAACTCAGCAATCTGCACTGCTATCTGAACAATTGCCAGAGAGCGTAGCCTACGGGAATGGCCGCATTGAAGCGACCGAATATGATATTGCAACAAAATTGCCGGGTCGCTTGATTGAGGTATTAGCACAAGAAGGTGACATGGTTGAAGCCGGTCAAACTTTGGCCGTTATTGACACTGATGATTTAAATGCGCAATTACGTGAAGCTAATGCGGGGTTACGTGTTGCTACTGAGTCGCGTAAGTACGCTTTGGCAATTGTAGAGCAGCACAAAAGCGAACTTAACTTTGCAGAAACTGAATTACATCGCTCAGTCACACTGCTAAAGCAAGGTCACATCTCAAAAGAAGTGGTTGATCAACAACGAACAAGCGCTGCAACAGCGCAAGCGGCTTTAAAAGCGGCGAATGTAAAAGTGGTGCAGTCGAGCGCCGAAATTGAAGCAGCGCAAGCGCGTATTGAGCGATTACAAAGTAATATTGCCGATAGCACCCTTAAAGCGCCTATTAGTGGCCGAATATTATATAGATTAGCAGAGCCAGGTGAAGTGCTTGGCAGCGGTGGCAAGGTTTTTTCGCTGCTTGATTTAACCGATGTATACATGAGTATTTATTTGCCAACAGCGCAAGCAGGCAGAGTAACAATAGGCTCGGAGGCACGCATTGTAATAGATGCTATTGCACAATATACGCTACCCGCTAAGGTTACTTTTGTATCAGCGCAAGCCCAGTTCACACCTAAATCGGTAGAAACACGTAACGAACGTGACAAACTGATGTTTAGAGTAAAAGTGAAACTTGATGCAAAATTATTAAACGACCATATCAAACAAGTTAAAACAGGGGTGCCCGGCCTTGCTTATGTTTTATTAGCACCGGAAAAAAATTGGCCTATGCAATTACAGGTGAGAGTACCTGAATAATGGCTAATGCTAAAACCAAAAAATCGTTGAGTGTGGTAAAGCTGACACAGGTTACGCATCGCTATGGCGATAACTTAGCACTGGATAACATTAATATTGAATTACCAGCAGGTAATATGGTGGGCTTTATCGGCCCCGATGGGGTGGGTAAATCGAGCTTACTTGCACTTATTGCTGGCGCTCGCGCGATTCAAGAAGGTGATGTGGGGGTGCTGGACGGTGACATGCGTGATAATGGCTTTCGAACTTCGGTTTCACCACGTATAGCCTACATGCCACAAGGTTTAGGCAAAAACTTATACCCAACACTCTCTGTTTTTGAAAATATTGATTTTTTTGGTCGCCTTTTTGGTCAAGATAAAAAAGAGCGTCAGCATCGAATTAAAAACTTACTAAAAAGCACCGGACTCACCGAATTTGCCGCTCGCCCTGCAGAAAAACTCTCAGGCGGAATGAAACAAAAACTCGGTTTATGCTGTGCGTTAATTCATGATCCAGAACTATTGATTTTGGATGAGCCAACAACGGGAGTTGATCCGCTGTCTCGCCGTCAATTTTGGCAATTAATTAACCGTATTCGCGCTCAGCACAGTGGTATGAGTGTACTTGTTGCGACCGCTTACATGGAAGAGGCTGATGATTTTGATTGGCTGATAGCCATGGATGATGGAAAAGTTATAGGCACGGGTAGTCCAGAGGCTATAAAGATACAAACGGGGCAAAAATCCCTTGATGAAGCGTTTATATCATTATTACCTGCAGAAAAGCGTCATGATCATCATGTACTTGTTGTTCCTCCTCATCAGCAAAATCTAGAAACAGCTGAAGCTGCCATCCAAGCAACAGGCCTTACTAAAACCTATGGCGATTTTACGGCGGTTAATAATATAAATTTACGAATCGAACAAGGCGAAATTTTTGGCTTTTTGGGGTCAAATGGTTGTGGTAAAACCACAACCATGAAAATGCTAACAGGCCTGCAACCGGCCACCAGTGGCGAAGCGAAGTTATTTGGTCAAGTTGTTGATGCTAAAAATATAGAAACCCGCAAGCGCGTTGGTTTTATGTCACAAGCATTTTCACTCTATAATGAGCTGAGTGTTGAGCAAAATATGGTGTTGCATGCCCGTTTATTTCATTTGCCAGCAGAGCAAATAGCACCGCGCGTTAATGAATTAATTATACGCTTTAACCTTAAAAAATATCGTGATGATTTTCCTGCCGATTTACCTTTAGGAATTCGCCAGCGTTTATCGCTTGCGGTTGCGGTAGTGCACAATCCTGAAATGCTAATACTTGATGAACCTACCTCGGGCGTAGACCCCATAGCGCGTGACGATTTTTGGGAACTACTTATAGAGTTATCGCGGGAGCAGGGAGTAACTATTTTTATTTCGACCCACTTTATGGACGAAGCTGCACGCTGCGATAGAATTTCGTTGATGCATGCAGGAAAAATACTTGCCAGTGATACACCCGCTGCACTTTGTAAAGCGCGCAGTGCAGATACGCTCGAAGATGCCTTTATTGCTTATTTAGAAGAGGCGGTGCTTGAGTCTCAAGCGAGCTCTGCTTTGCCAACAACGATGGCTGAAGAGCCAGAGCTGTTACCTGAAAGTGAACCTAAAACTGCGCCAATTGGTAAACAAAAAGCGAATACCGCTTTTAGCTTTTTACGCTTATTTGGCTATGCCTATCGTGAAACTTTGGAGTTATGGCGCGATCCTATTCGTTTAACCTTTGCGTTGTTAGGCTCAATTATTTTAATGTTTATTTTAGGGTATGGGATCACCTTTGATGTTGAAGATTTGAGCTTTGCAGTGATGGATCAAGATCAAACCCCGGAGAGTCGCGATTACGTTCGAAACATTACCGGATCGCGCTACTTTATACAAAAAACCGATATTAAAAGCCCTTCACAGATGGATAAGCGGATGCGCAGTGGTGAGCTAAGTGTGGCGATTGAAATACCGCCCAATTTTGGTCAGCAATTAAAGCGTGGGCGTAAACCCGAAATTGTAGTGTGGATTGATGGCTCTATGCCGTTTAGGGCTGAAACTATTAATGGTTATATGAGCGGTACTTACTACAACTATTTAACTGATCTATCACTGCGTACGTATGGAGTTGTGCCTAATTTGCTTCCGGCTAATATTGAATCACGCTATCGCTACAATCAAGATTTTAAAAGCATTGAGGCAATGGTGCCTGCTGTTATCCCGCTTTTGTTAGTGTTTATACCTGCAATATTAATGGCGCTGGGTGTGGTACGTGAAAAAGAGTTAGGTTCAATCACTAATTTGTATGTTACTCCGGTTACGCGGCTTGAGTTTATTATTGGCAAACAACTGCCTTATATTTTAGTTAGTATGGTGAGTTTTTTTGGTTTAATTGCCCTTGCTGTGACTGTGTTTGGTGTTGCGTTAAAAGGCAGTTTTTGGGCGCTCAGTGTGGCTGCATTATTATATGTAACAGCAACGACGGGCGTAGGGTTATTAATTTCGGCTTTCACTAAAACGCAAATATCGGCGTTAGCCGCATCCACAGTAGTTGTATTGATGATTGCGGTTAACTTTTGTGGGTTGATTGACCCCGTTTCATCGTTAGAAGGTTTGGCCGCAATAATAGGCAAACTGTTCCCAACCACGTATTTTTTAGAAGCATGTCGTGGTGTATTTAATAAAGCACTTAATTTTTCCGATTTATCAGCGCAACTTTTGCCTTTACTTGCTTTTATACCCGTACTGACGTTAGCCAGTGTATTTTTACTTCCAAAGCAGGATAAATAGTCATGCAACGCCATAGTAATATTCTTCATTTAGGCATCAAAGAGCTGCGTAGCTTATGGCGCGATAAAGTGTTGCTGTTGTTTGTATTTTTTGCTTTTACGGGATTGATTTATGTGGTGTCTTCGGCAACGTCAATAGAGTTAAATAATGCGCCTATTGCGGTTGTTGATGACGACCAATCGCAATTATCTAAACGTATTATTAATGCCTTTTACGGGCCTTACTTTAAAACGCCTGATGTGATTGCATTAAGTGAAGTTGACCCTTCGCTTGATAGCGGCAGCTATACCTTTGTATTAAATATCCCGCCGCACTTTGAGCGCGATGTACTCGATGGTAAACAGCCTACACTGCAAGTAAATATAGACGCCACCCGTATGTCGCAAGCGTTTATTGGCGATAATTATATTAAAACAATTATCAGTGCTGAAATTAATGAATTTGTGCAAGGCTATCGCGCGGTATACACGCTACCTATTAAACAATCGGCGCACATAATGTTTAATCCCAATATGACCAGTGTATGGTTTGGCAGTGTGATGGAATTAATGAACGTGATCACCATGATTTCGATTATTTTAACGGGTGCTGCGGTGATCCGCGAGCGTGAGCACGGTACGCTTGAGCATTTATTAGTGATGCCATTAACGCCTTTTGAAATTGTCATAGCTAAAATTTGGGCCAATGGTTTAGTTATTTTATTACTAACCACTTTTTCACTCTTCATCGTAATTGAAGGTTTTTTACAAGTGCCTATTCATGGCTCAGCAGCGTTGTTTTTATTGGGCGCCGCCATTCACTTATTTGCGACCACGTCATTGGGTATATTATTGGGAACGCAGGTGCGTACCATGCCGCAATTAGGCTTATTGATGATATTGATTTTACTGCCATTACAAATGTTATCGGGCGGTGTTACGCCCCGTGAAAGCATGCCAGATATAGTACAAAACATTATGCTACTTGCACCGACGACTCATTTTGTAAAATTTGCTCAAGCCATTTTATACAGAGGGGCGGGGTGGGATGTAGTTTGGTCTTACTTTTTAGCTTTACTTGCAATTGGCAGTGTATTTTTTATATTTGCATTAACACGTTTTCGTAACTCAGTAGCGCAAGGTTAGTGATTATACCAATTTTATTAAAACATAATCATTCTAGCGTATTAAATAACTCGCCAACTGCGTTGAATTTACTTGCAATAGACCCGCTATTGACGCGTAAATTCGCCTTGTTTCCACTGAAAATCTCTGGCTAGAGAAAATAAATTTAAATATCACCATGATTCAATGCATTAGTAAATCTCTTAACCAGAGTTTAGGTTAATTTAATGCAATTGGTATTAATACCAAACTGCATAAATCTTTGATCAATTTAACGAATTAAATTGCACTATAGCGTCGTTAAAAATTTTTTATTTAGAACAACTAGATACAAAAATTTTCGCCTAGTTCTAGCGTAATTTTCTTAACGTTAAATAGGCCCCATATATAAGCAGATTGGTATAAATTAATGTTTAGCGATGTGGGCGGTGTATCGGATAAATGAATGTGTGAGTCATAAAAAAGCCACTAACTTATACAATTAGTGGCTTTTTTAGTTAGCGCTGAAAATAGCGGCTTAAGATAAATTTAATATCCAAAATTCAGGTTAGTTCTGTCTAGGATTAATTACTAAAGGTGACAATGTGATGGTTGCATTGCTACTTGCCCCTTTATATTCTTGATAGTCTTTGTTCTCAAAAAGAGTATAAAAAACGTCAACATAGTCATCATTATTGGTAAACCACTCGTCTGGCATTGCTTTTAATAGCTCATTTGTCAGTTTAGGGATGATGGCAAAACCCTGTGCTTGCAAGTCAGGAATGTTGGACATAACTTGCTCTGTGATTTCTAATAATTTTGATGCTAGCGTTTTATAATTAGTGTTGTCATCTTGCTCCATTAAAAGCATATCGACTGCTTGCCAACGGTAACGTTGCCAATGAATTACAACTTGATTAGGGTTGTATGTCGTTTCGTCATGATCAAGATAAGGTAAATCCACTATATCTAATATCGGCTTATCTCTAGATGGATCGATACCTGTAACAATGGCATACACCTCAGCTTTGCCTGAGATCCATGGTTCTTTATCATCGGCTAAATGTATTTTTTTCAATACACTGGTTTGCATTGGCTTTTCGTTATTTAATAGGTTTATTTGCCCAAATGCGCCATCATTTAACTTCCCAGGAGATAGAATACTGCGCATAACAGCAATACCTGCACTTTGTACTTTTTGCTGATCTAATTCCACCACAAATACAGGCTGGTTTGGTAGTTCATCAACAGCGAGATAATGAATCTGACCAAATTGGTCAAACGCTTCAATTTCAGTCCACAGTTTATCGTCACCTTGTGGTGCAAACGCGAATAAAGGACTTTGGCCTTGTTGCCAATCAGCGAGCATAGTATCACTTGCTAAACGAACTTGTAATAAACTGCCCGTGCTCTGTGGTAAGCCTTTTAGTTGTTGTAAGGCACTGTTTGCTTCACCAATATTCTGCTGCTTTTGCATCCCCAAAGACGAAAGTTGGTCGGCATTTAGGATAAGGTTATATTGATTTAGCGTTTGTTTAAGATCCGAATTTAGTAAGTTGTAGTTAAGTGCTACATCTTTGGCAAAATTACGCTTAATTGTTGTCACGTCTTTATATTTTGCTAACTTAGACAAGTCTTCAATTTCATTTATATTAGCTTGCGCTGAAAAAGCGGGTGCTGATACAACATTTAATAAAGCCAAAGCAGCTAGGTATTTTGTTATTCTATTTGTCATATGTATTCTACCGTTCAGTTATCAGTACCTATATAAAACACCGATTAGAATAAATACTCAAGTAAATATTTTAAAATACGTAATTAGTATTGGTATTGGTTTTTTATCTCTAACTAGTTAAAAAGGGTTGATAAAAAGTAATCTAAAACATGTAGCTAGCA
Coding sequences within:
- a CDS encoding endonuclease/exonuclease/phosphatase family protein, with amino-acid sequence MFNYLEPPNAYYEFEKIYTTQQWVKKQRWIVDYLTQYQPDVIGFQEVFSIDSLKELVGEQGYNYFAVVDTPEVIDDFIYKRPVVAIAAKYPIVEVAAVEHDSELASMLGLNSEFTFSRKVLRATVTLPHIGNTDCYVVHFKSKRPMINVDEHNKELTPEKNIIEILKANVAGGWGSTIQRGSEATLLMIQMITRREATQQPMLLMGDFNNELADGVLSHLLTKTLRFAPAFDAKTYLAKYCLNDSWDLFVKSQLSNGELLSDEIITNDVQIDCNSNNSEIVDSTDKSQEKNTKITNPAPLRAPTHYYGASSSVLDYILLSCEFDASYDDSFFEVSDYSTYDRHLINPEYERDDLTTDHGVVLITLKLRS
- a CDS encoding L,D-transpeptidase family protein, encoding MKKLTTITFLVFFMFNSFAAEFPTSARSEKAISMVESTLKEQLSNKGLRYGAPIFIRIFKDPGILEVWVESDDDTFIHFKNYEVCTFSGDLGPKLKEGDNQSPEGFYYVNAGRLNPWSSYHLSFNLGFPNKYDRAHNRTGSALMVHGNCVSIGCYAMTDEYINEIYALAAAALKSGQPFFRVHSFPFKLDDEVLSKYRANQWYSFWLNLKEGYDYFNTHKQPPNVEVSSRKYTFEKK
- a CDS encoding HlyD family secretion protein, which produces MTVKSTLKSLSTIAVMIILGGGGWYAWQTQQSALLSEQLPESVAYGNGRIEATEYDIATKLPGRLIEVLAQEGDMVEAGQTLAVIDTDDLNAQLREANAGLRVATESRKYALAIVEQHKSELNFAETELHRSVTLLKQGHISKEVVDQQRTSAATAQAALKAANVKVVQSSAEIEAAQARIERLQSNIADSTLKAPISGRILYRLAEPGEVLGSGGKVFSLLDLTDVYMSIYLPTAQAGRVTIGSEARIVIDAIAQYTLPAKVTFVSAQAQFTPKSVETRNERDKLMFRVKVKLDAKLLNDHIKQVKTGVPGLAYVLLAPEKNWPMQLQVRVPE
- the rbbA gene encoding ribosome-associated ATPase/putative transporter RbbA; this translates as MANAKTKKSLSVVKLTQVTHRYGDNLALDNINIELPAGNMVGFIGPDGVGKSSLLALIAGARAIQEGDVGVLDGDMRDNGFRTSVSPRIAYMPQGLGKNLYPTLSVFENIDFFGRLFGQDKKERQHRIKNLLKSTGLTEFAARPAEKLSGGMKQKLGLCCALIHDPELLILDEPTTGVDPLSRRQFWQLINRIRAQHSGMSVLVATAYMEEADDFDWLIAMDDGKVIGTGSPEAIKIQTGQKSLDEAFISLLPAEKRHDHHVLVVPPHQQNLETAEAAIQATGLTKTYGDFTAVNNINLRIEQGEIFGFLGSNGCGKTTTMKMLTGLQPATSGEAKLFGQVVDAKNIETRKRVGFMSQAFSLYNELSVEQNMVLHARLFHLPAEQIAPRVNELIIRFNLKKYRDDFPADLPLGIRQRLSLAVAVVHNPEMLILDEPTSGVDPIARDDFWELLIELSREQGVTIFISTHFMDEAARCDRISLMHAGKILASDTPAALCKARSADTLEDAFIAYLEEAVLESQASSALPTTMAEEPELLPESEPKTAPIGKQKANTAFSFLRLFGYAYRETLELWRDPIRLTFALLGSIILMFILGYGITFDVEDLSFAVMDQDQTPESRDYVRNITGSRYFIQKTDIKSPSQMDKRMRSGELSVAIEIPPNFGQQLKRGRKPEIVVWIDGSMPFRAETINGYMSGTYYNYLTDLSLRTYGVVPNLLPANIESRYRYNQDFKSIEAMVPAVIPLLLVFIPAILMALGVVREKELGSITNLYVTPVTRLEFIIGKQLPYILVSMVSFFGLIALAVTVFGVALKGSFWALSVAALLYVTATTGVGLLISAFTKTQISALAASTVVVLMIAVNFCGLIDPVSSLEGLAAIIGKLFPTTYFLEACRGVFNKALNFSDLSAQLLPLLAFIPVLTLASVFLLPKQDK
- a CDS encoding ABC transporter permease, which translates into the protein MQRHSNILHLGIKELRSLWRDKVLLLFVFFAFTGLIYVVSSATSIELNNAPIAVVDDDQSQLSKRIINAFYGPYFKTPDVIALSEVDPSLDSGSYTFVLNIPPHFERDVLDGKQPTLQVNIDATRMSQAFIGDNYIKTIISAEINEFVQGYRAVYTLPIKQSAHIMFNPNMTSVWFGSVMELMNVITMISIILTGAAVIREREHGTLEHLLVMPLTPFEIVIAKIWANGLVILLLTTFSLFIVIEGFLQVPIHGSAALFLLGAAIHLFATTSLGILLGTQVRTMPQLGLLMILILLPLQMLSGGVTPRESMPDIVQNIMLLAPTTHFVKFAQAILYRGAGWDVVWSYFLALLAIGSVFFIFALTRFRNSVAQG
- a CDS encoding DUF3103 family protein yields the protein MTNRITKYLAALALLNVVSAPAFSAQANINEIEDLSKLAKYKDVTTIKRNFAKDVALNYNLLNSDLKQTLNQYNLILNADQLSSLGMQKQQNIGEANSALQQLKGLPQSTGSLLQVRLASDTMLADWQQGQSPLFAFAPQGDDKLWTEIEAFDQFGQIHYLAVDELPNQPVFVVELDQQKVQSAGIAVMRSILSPGKLNDGAFGQINLLNNEKPMQTSVLKKIHLADDKEPWISGKAEVYAIVTGIDPSRDKPILDIVDLPYLDHDETTYNPNQVVIHWQRYRWQAVDMLLMEQDDNTNYKTLASKLLEITEQVMSNIPDLQAQGFAIIPKLTNELLKAMPDEWFTNNDDYVDVFYTLFENKDYQEYKGASSNATITLSPLVINPRQN